Proteins from one Cryptomeria japonica chromosome 4, Sugi_1.0, whole genome shotgun sequence genomic window:
- the LOC131032139 gene encoding transmembrane 9 superfamily member 2 yields MENWVLVLGFLVLSWGAQVQAGYSDHKYNEGDHVPLYANKVGPFQNPSETYRYFDLPFCQPAHMTEKREDLGEVLNGDRMVDAPYKLDFKVNKESEALCRKKLKREDLVKFREAVKNDYYFQMYYDDLPIWGFIGKFDKDMKPDQKGPKYLLYTHVHFEILFNKDRVIEINVRTDPRFSVDITKDEEIEVEYMYSVKWTETDVPFDQRMEKYSKSSSLPQHLEIHWFSIINSCVTVLLLTGFLATILMRVLKNDFVKYSHDEETADDQEETGWKYIHGDVFRYPPQKSLFCAVLGSGTQLLALAIFIFMLALVGVFYPYNRGALYTALVVIYALTSGFAGYTAASFYCQLEGKNWVRNLLLTGCLFCGPLFLTFCFLNTVAIAYNATAALPFGTILVILLIWTLVTSPLLVLGGIAGKNSKTEFQAPCRTTKYPREIPPLPWYRGTVPQMAMAGFLPFSAIYIELYYIFASLWGHKIYTIYSILFIVFIILIIVTAFITIALTYFQLAVEDHQWWWRSVLCGGSTGVFIFGYCFYYYFARSDMTGFMQTSFFFGYMACICYGFFLMLGTVGFRASLLFVRHIYRSIKCE; encoded by the exons ATGGAAAATTGGGTGTTGGTGTTGGGTTTTCTAGTTCTATCATGGGGAGCTCAGGTGCAGGCAGGGTATTCTGACCACAAATACAATGAGGGAGATCATGTGCCTCTTTATGCAAATAAAGTTGGTCCCTTTCAGAATCCAAG TGAAACATATCGCTATTTTGACTTACCATTTTGTCAACCAG CCCATATGACTGAGAAAAGGGAAGATCTAGGAGAAGTCTTGAATGGTGATCGTATGGTTGATGCTCCTTATAAGCTTGACTTTAAAGTCAACAAGGAGTCTGAGGCCCTTTGCAGAAAGAAGTTGAAAAGGGAGGATTTGGTGAAGTTTAGGGAAGCAGTTAAGAATGATTACTATTTTCAGATGTATTATGATGATCTACCAATTTGGGGCTTCATCGGAAAGTTTGACAAGGACATGAAGCCTGATCAGAAGGGGCCTAAATATTTGCTTTACACACATGTTCATTTTGAAATCCTATTCAACAAAGACCGTGTCATTGAAATCAATGTGCGCACTGATCCAAGATTCAGTGTTGATATCACCAAGGACGAGGAGATTGAAGTTGAATATATGTACTCTGTGAAGTGGACAGAAACTGACGTTCCCTTTGATCAACGGATGGAGAAATATTCAAAGTCTTCATCTTTGCCTCAGCATTTGGAAATCCATTGGTTTTCTATTATCAATTCTTGTGTGACAGTACTTCTTCTAACAGGATTTCTAGCAACAATACTCATGCGCGTTCTGAAGAATGATTTTGTCAA ATATTCCCATGATGAAGAAACAGCTGACGATCAAGAGGAGACAGGATGGAAATATATCCATGGAGATGTGTTTAGATACCCTCCACAGAAGTCTCTATTTTGTGCTGTTTTGGGTTCTGGCACACAACTACTGGCACT TGCTATCTTCATCTTTATGCTTGCATTGGTGGGTGTTTTCTATCCGTATAACAGGGGTGCCCTCTATACTGCACTGGTTGTTATATATGCTCTTACATCTGGCTTTGCAGGATACACAGCAGCCTCCTTCTATTGCCAACTTGAAGGGAAAAATTGG GTACGGAATCTGTTATTGACAGGTTGTCTCTTTTGTGGACCTTTATTCTTAACATTTTGCTTCTTGAACACAGTTGCTATAGCCTACAATGCCACTGCTGCATTGCCATTTGGAACAATTCTTGTGATTCTTCTTATCTGGACACTTGTCACCTCTCCTTTACTTGTCTTGGGGGGCATTGCTGGGAAGAACAGTAAGACTGAGTTTCAAGCTCCTTGTCGAACCACAAAGTATCCCCGAGAGATTCCCCCATTACCATGGTACCGAGGGACAGTTCCTCAGATGGCAATGGCAGGCTTCTTACCTTTCAGTGCCATATACATTGAGCTTTACTACATTTTTGCAAGCTTATGGGGTCACAAGATTTACACAATCTATAGCATCCTCTTCATTGTTTTCATTATTCTTATAATTGTAACGGCGTTTATCACAATTGCCCTTACATACTTTCAGCTTGCTGTTGAAGACCATCAGTGGTGGTGGAG ATCTGTCTTATGTGGGGGATCAACTGGTGTATTCATTTTTGGGTACTGCTTCTACTATTATTTTGCACGATCAGATATGACTGGCTTTATGCAGACATCATTTTTCTTTGGCTACATGGCTTGCATATGCTATGGATTCTTCCTAATGCTTGGAACTGTTGGTTTCCGTGCATCTTTGCTGTTTGTCCGCCACATTTACCGTTCAATAAAATGCGAGTAG